One stretch of Halobaculum marinum DNA includes these proteins:
- a CDS encoding cold-shock protein, whose amino-acid sequence MAKGTVAFFNDTGGYGFIETEDADEDVFFHMEDVGGPDLEEGQEVEFDIEEAEKGPRAKNLQRL is encoded by the coding sequence ATGGCGAAAGGCACGGTCGCATTCTTCAACGACACTGGCGGTTACGGATTCATCGAGACCGAGGACGCGGACGAGGACGTCTTCTTCCACATGGAGGACGTCGGCGGCCCCGACCTCGAGGAAGGACAAGAAGTCGAGTTCGACATCGAGGAGGCGGAGAAGGGCCCACGGGCCAAGAACCTCCAGCGCCTGTAA
- the thrS gene encoding threonine--tRNA ligase codes for MSDIVVTLPDGSELSVPEGASVEDVAYEIGPGLGKDTVAGVVDGELVDKAAPVHDGARIEIVTDQSEEYLQVLRHSAAHVFAQALQREFPEAKLAIGPPTEEGFYYDVAGVDLDEDDFAAIKAEMQEIIEADYDIERVEVPREEALDEYADNEYKTAILHEEAADEDPVSVYQQDDWRDLCKGPHVESTGKVGAVDLLNISSAYWRGDEENDQLTRVYGTAFESESDLEEFLNMREQAAERDHRKIAREMDLFSIPTITGPGLPLYHPAGKTILSELEDYVDELNDAAGYGQVETPHVFRTELWEESGHYENYQDDMFLFDVNDEEYGLKPMNCPGHATIFDQGSWSYRDLPIRYSEHGKVYRKEQRGELSGLSRTWAFTIDDGHLFVRPDQIEAEVRQVMDGIEQVLETFDLDVSVDLATRPEKSVGSDEVWDQAEAQLESVLESSSLEWGIEPGDGAFYGPKIDFSFEDALGRSWDGPTVQLDFNMPERFDLTYTGEDNEEHRPVMIHRALYGSYERFFMVLIEHFAGRFPFWLAPEQVRILPISDDNLGYAHRVKNELSEFRVEVEDRDMTIGRKIRAAHDDRVPYMIVVGGDEEEAETISVRDRFENERNDVPVSEFVEHLRGEVAEKTVKPDFVTDHDE; via the coding sequence ATGAGCGACATCGTCGTCACCCTGCCGGACGGCTCGGAGTTGTCCGTGCCGGAGGGTGCTTCCGTCGAGGACGTGGCGTACGAGATCGGACCCGGACTCGGGAAAGACACCGTCGCCGGCGTCGTCGACGGTGAACTCGTCGACAAGGCCGCCCCCGTCCACGACGGCGCGCGGATCGAGATCGTCACCGACCAGTCCGAGGAGTACCTGCAGGTGCTTCGTCACTCGGCGGCCCACGTGTTCGCACAGGCGCTCCAGCGGGAGTTCCCCGAGGCGAAACTCGCCATCGGGCCGCCGACGGAGGAGGGGTTCTACTACGACGTGGCCGGCGTCGACCTCGACGAGGACGACTTCGCCGCGATCAAAGCGGAGATGCAGGAGATCATCGAGGCCGACTACGACATCGAGCGCGTCGAAGTCCCCCGCGAGGAGGCGCTCGACGAGTACGCCGACAACGAGTACAAGACGGCGATCCTCCACGAGGAGGCCGCCGACGAGGACCCCGTCTCGGTGTACCAGCAGGACGACTGGCGCGACCTCTGTAAGGGCCCCCACGTCGAGTCGACCGGGAAGGTCGGCGCGGTCGACCTGCTCAACATCTCCTCTGCGTACTGGCGCGGCGACGAGGAGAACGACCAGTTGACGCGGGTGTACGGGACGGCCTTCGAGTCGGAGTCCGACCTCGAGGAGTTCCTGAACATGCGCGAGCAGGCCGCCGAGCGCGACCACCGGAAGATCGCACGGGAGATGGACCTGTTCTCCATCCCGACGATCACGGGGCCGGGGCTCCCGCTGTATCACCCCGCCGGGAAGACGATCCTCTCGGAGTTGGAGGACTACGTCGACGAACTCAACGACGCCGCGGGCTACGGTCAGGTCGAGACGCCGCACGTGTTCCGGACGGAACTGTGGGAGGAGTCGGGCCACTACGAGAACTACCAGGACGACATGTTCCTGTTCGACGTGAACGACGAGGAGTACGGCCTCAAGCCCATGAACTGCCCGGGCCACGCCACCATCTTCGACCAGGGCTCGTGGTCGTACCGCGACCTCCCGATCCGCTACTCGGAACACGGGAAGGTGTACCGCAAGGAGCAGCGCGGCGAACTGTCGGGCCTGTCGCGCACGTGGGCGTTCACCATCGACGACGGCCACCTGTTCGTCCGCCCCGACCAGATCGAAGCGGAGGTGCGCCAGGTGATGGACGGCATCGAGCAGGTGCTGGAGACGTTCGACCTCGACGTGTCCGTCGACCTCGCGACGCGCCCCGAGAAGTCCGTCGGCAGCGACGAGGTGTGGGACCAGGCGGAGGCCCAACTGGAGTCGGTGCTGGAGTCGTCCTCGCTGGAGTGGGGGATCGAACCCGGCGACGGCGCGTTCTACGGCCCGAAGATCGACTTCTCGTTCGAGGACGCCCTCGGGCGCTCGTGGGACGGCCCGACGGTGCAACTCGACTTCAACATGCCCGAGCGGTTCGACCTGACGTACACGGGCGAGGACAACGAGGAGCACCGTCCGGTGATGATCCACCGCGCGCTGTACGGCAGCTACGAGCGCTTCTTCATGGTGCTCATCGAGCACTTCGCGGGCCGGTTCCCGTTCTGGCTCGCCCCCGAGCAGGTGCGCATCCTCCCCATCTCCGACGACAACCTCGGCTACGCCCACCGCGTCAAGAACGAACTGTCGGAGTTCCGCGTCGAGGTCGAGGACCGCGACATGACCATCGGTCGCAAGATCCGTGCGGCCCACGACGACCGCGTGCCGTACATGATCGTCGTCGGCGGCGACGAGGAGGAGGCCGAGACCATCTCCGTGCGTGACCGCTTCGAGAACGAGCGCAACGACGTGCCCGTCTCGGAGTTCGTCGAGCACCTCCGCGGTGAGGTCGCCGAGAAGACGGTGAAGCCGGACTTCGTCACCGACCACGACGAGTAA
- a CDS encoding M20 family metallo-hydrolase has product MDLTVDADRLRADIEANAEFGAVDAAEGRGRTVLVGMEANRRAREYLVDRMDAAGLDVTVDAVGNVAGRWTPDGADPDAAPVAAGSHVDSVPEGGIFDGPLGVYAALEAVRAMQDADVTPDRPVVVVSFTEEEGQRFADGLLGSSVAVGERTVEEALALTDDDGVTLAAALEGIGFAGSGRLDASAWDAFYELHIEQDTTLEAAGVPVGVVTTITGITHLDVTIRGEANHAGATHMHERTDALAAAAELVLDVERAANDVVDTSSDSAVGTVGSLDVSPNATNVVPGRVDAGVDIRDVAYESMETVVDAVGDTLARIEADRGVETEFSRPFDLHPTPMAERLREAAHRAGETAGLTTMDLHSGAAHDTMHVANVTDASLLFAPSRDGISHNPREWTDWEDCAAATRVLAGAIAETAGAQ; this is encoded by the coding sequence ATGGATCTCACCGTCGACGCCGACCGACTCCGTGCGGACATCGAGGCGAACGCCGAGTTCGGCGCGGTCGACGCCGCCGAGGGCCGGGGGCGGACCGTCCTCGTCGGCATGGAGGCGAACAGGCGCGCTCGCGAGTACCTGGTGGACCGGATGGACGCCGCCGGCCTCGACGTGACCGTCGACGCCGTCGGCAACGTCGCCGGCAGGTGGACGCCCGACGGCGCCGACCCCGACGCCGCGCCCGTCGCCGCCGGCAGTCACGTCGATTCGGTGCCGGAGGGCGGCATCTTCGACGGCCCGCTCGGCGTGTACGCGGCACTAGAGGCCGTGCGGGCGATGCAAGACGCCGACGTGACGCCCGACCGCCCGGTGGTCGTCGTCTCGTTCACCGAGGAGGAGGGCCAGCGCTTCGCCGACGGCCTGCTCGGCTCCTCCGTCGCCGTCGGCGAGCGCACCGTCGAGGAAGCCCTCGCGCTCACCGACGACGACGGCGTGACGCTCGCGGCGGCGCTCGAAGGGATCGGCTTCGCGGGGTCGGGGCGCCTCGACGCCAGCGCGTGGGACGCCTTCTACGAACTCCACATCGAGCAGGACACGACGCTGGAGGCGGCGGGCGTGCCCGTCGGCGTCGTCACGACTATCACGGGTATCACCCACCTCGACGTGACGATTCGCGGCGAGGCGAACCACGCCGGCGCGACGCACATGCACGAGCGGACGGACGCGCTCGCGGCGGCCGCCGAACTCGTGCTCGACGTGGAACGGGCCGCCAACGACGTGGTCGACACGAGCAGCGACTCCGCCGTGGGGACGGTCGGGTCGCTCGACGTGTCGCCGAACGCGACGAACGTCGTCCCCGGGCGCGTCGACGCCGGCGTGGACATCCGCGACGTGGCGTACGAGTCGATGGAAACGGTCGTCGACGCCGTCGGCGACACGCTCGCCCGCATCGAGGCTGACCGCGGCGTCGAGACGGAGTTCTCGCGTCCGTTCGACCTCCACCCGACGCCGATGGCCGAGCGCCTCCGCGAGGCGGCCCACCGTGCGGGCGAGACCGCGGGGCTGACGACGATGGACCTGCACTCGGGCGCCGCCCACGACACGATGCACGTCGCGAACGTGACGGACGCCTCGCTCCTGTTTGCCCCCTCGCGCGACGGCATCAGTCACAACCCGCGCGAGTGGACCGACTGGGAGGACTGCGCCGCGGCGACGCGAGTGCTCGCAGGTGCGATTGCGGAGACTGCGGGCGCACAGTAG
- a CDS encoding ZIP family metal transporter yields MFEEQFVDLVGTNPVVQALVGGVVIAGLNMVGALAVLVYRDPSERVLDTALGFAAGVMLAASFTSLIVPGIELTEVVVPGVPATGLLSPVPVLAGILLGAAFLDQADHWVPHVHVLITGRARTDQTVTDAKVASVILFIVAITIHNMPEGLAVGVGFGSGNVANGIALMLAIGIQNIPEGLAVSIAAINAGFERTSYAVLTGIRSGLVEIPLTVFGALAVVVVEPLLPYAMGFAAGAMLFVISDEILPETHSRGHEREATLGTMVGVVVMLYLDVALAA; encoded by the coding sequence GTGTTCGAAGAGCAGTTCGTCGACCTCGTGGGGACGAACCCCGTCGTGCAGGCGCTCGTCGGCGGGGTCGTCATCGCTGGCCTGAACATGGTCGGGGCGCTCGCGGTGCTCGTCTACCGCGACCCCAGCGAGCGCGTGCTCGACACGGCGCTCGGCTTCGCCGCCGGCGTGATGTTGGCGGCGTCGTTCACGTCGCTCATCGTCCCCGGCATCGAGTTGACCGAGGTCGTCGTGCCCGGCGTCCCGGCGACGGGACTGCTCTCGCCCGTTCCGGTGCTCGCGGGCATCCTGCTGGGTGCCGCGTTCCTCGATCAGGCCGATCACTGGGTGCCGCACGTCCACGTCCTGATCACGGGTCGCGCTCGCACCGACCAGACCGTCACCGACGCGAAGGTCGCCTCGGTGATCCTGTTCATCGTCGCGATCACCATCCACAACATGCCCGAGGGCCTCGCCGTCGGCGTCGGCTTCGGCTCCGGGAACGTCGCCAACGGCATCGCGCTCATGCTCGCGATCGGGATCCAGAACATCCCCGAAGGGCTGGCGGTGTCCATCGCCGCGATCAACGCGGGGTTCGAGCGGACCTCCTACGCCGTCTTGACCGGGATCCGGTCGGGGTTGGTCGAGATCCCGCTGACCGTCTTCGGGGCGCTCGCGGTCGTCGTCGTCGAACCGCTGTTGCCGTACGCGATGGGCTTCGCCGCCGGCGCGATGCTGTTCGTCATCTCCGACGAGATTCTCCCGGAGACGCACTCGCGGGGACACGAGCGCGAGGCGACGCTCGGGACGATGGTCGGCGTGGTCGTGATGCTGTACCTCGACGTGGCGCTCGCGGCCTGA
- a CDS encoding mechanosensitive ion channel family protein, with translation MQSSLVVQLQDTLEGFVTTEARLAVTVVLLTAAAVTALLLAPRVVRTVHRVTRDRVLANERVPVQVSEFDWGLPVTGVVRTLQFAVLIGCVLAVLVVWGFADVALLAVSTMAATVPRIVQLLTTISIVAGALIGIDVLEARLDEYAAESDAINQHQKGIVFRILQLAVLGAAVVGSLTVWGVNLGGLLVGAGFLGIVIGTAARTTIGSLIAGFVLMFSRPFELGDWVEIDGEEGIVSDITVINTRIRTAGGEVVVIPNERVANATVSNRTRLGQLRLSVDVGVDYAADLERAESVVADALADVSEIEANPPPQVVPKSLGDSAVVLECRFWIDHPSAPKRALGTAAVVREVKTALDEAGIKIPYPQRELSGRAETGGFRVAEGNERTATEVAVANGSDDD, from the coding sequence GTGCAAAGTTCCCTCGTCGTCCAGTTGCAAGACACGCTGGAGGGGTTCGTCACCACCGAGGCGCGACTCGCGGTGACAGTCGTCCTCTTGACGGCGGCGGCGGTCACCGCGCTGCTGTTGGCGCCGCGCGTCGTCCGGACAGTCCACCGCGTGACGCGCGACCGTGTGCTCGCCAACGAGCGCGTCCCGGTGCAGGTGTCGGAGTTCGACTGGGGCCTCCCGGTCACGGGCGTCGTCCGGACGCTCCAGTTCGCCGTCCTCATCGGCTGTGTCCTCGCAGTGTTGGTGGTGTGGGGCTTCGCCGACGTGGCGCTCCTCGCCGTCTCGACGATGGCCGCGACGGTGCCGCGGATCGTCCAACTGCTCACGACGATCTCCATCGTCGCGGGGGCACTCATCGGCATCGACGTGCTGGAGGCCCGACTCGACGAGTACGCCGCCGAGTCCGACGCCATCAACCAACACCAGAAGGGGATCGTGTTCCGGATCCTCCAGTTGGCGGTGCTCGGGGCGGCTGTAGTCGGGAGCCTCACGGTCTGGGGAGTGAACCTCGGCGGCCTGCTCGTGGGCGCCGGGTTCCTCGGGATCGTCATCGGTACCGCCGCGCGGACGACCATCGGGTCGCTCATCGCCGGGTTCGTCCTCATGTTCTCCCGGCCGTTCGAGTTGGGCGACTGGGTCGAAATCGACGGCGAGGAGGGGATCGTCTCGGACATCACCGTGATCAACACGCGCATCCGCACCGCCGGCGGCGAGGTGGTCGTCATCCCCAACGAACGAGTCGCGAACGCGACGGTGTCGAACCGCACCCGACTCGGACAACTCCGCTTGTCGGTCGACGTGGGAGTCGACTACGCCGCCGACCTCGAACGCGCCGAGTCGGTAGTCGCCGACGCGCTCGCGGACGTGTCTGAGATCGAGGCGAACCCGCCGCCGCAGGTCGTGCCGAAGTCGCTGGGCGACTCCGCGGTCGTGCTGGAGTGTCGCTTCTGGATCGACCACCCGAGCGCGCCCAAGCGGGCGCTCGGAACCGCGGCGGTCGTCCGCGAGGTGAAGACCGCCCTCGACGAGGCAGGGATCAAGATCCCGTACCCGCAACGCGAGTTGTCGGGTCGTGCTGAGACGGGCGGCTTCCGCGTCGCCGAGGGGAACGAGCGGACGGCCACCGAGGTCGCCGTCGCGAACGGCAGCGACGACGACTGA
- a CDS encoding tRNA uridine(34) 5-carboxymethylaminomethyl modification radical SAM/GNAT enzyme Elp3 — protein sequence MSGTADSDPELSAYAEESDEPAAFERACAHLVEQILDGEVDRDDLEAAKRDACSAFSSPKVPQNTDLLQRAPEGRREEVREVVRRKPVRTASGVSPIAIMTSPHTCPHGKCLYCPGGPASEFDSSQSYTGHEPAAARGQQNDYDPYGQVTLRLEQLRHIGHPVDKAELILMGGTMTARSHDYQEWFVKRALQAMNEYDTDARPNPAEGRSFAQAREEYDFEYLEDVKSRNESSDVRCVGITFETKPDWCDPEQIDRMLKLGGTKVEVGVQTTYERVNREMHRGHGNQASVDANRRLRDAGFKVGFHMMPGQPGMTREMCREDFRQLFDNPDWRPDYLKIYPTLVVRGTRVYDSWRRDEFDPLDNEAAADLVADAMNEIPTYCRLQRVQRDIPADFIDAGVWKSNLRQLADQRAAEKGYELRDIRAREVGHNDADPRPEDVELDVTTYESGGGVEHFISFEDTAQDLLVGFCRLRFPSYSHAAPGAGPAADDDAIRRELVDAALVRELHVYGSPATFDGGDDGRDGDWQHRGYGRRLLREAEDIAADAGFSKLSVISGIGVRGYYRDKLGYHQDGPYVSKRL from the coding sequence ATGAGCGGGACCGCTGACTCGGATCCGGAGCTGTCGGCGTACGCCGAGGAGTCCGACGAACCGGCGGCGTTCGAGCGGGCCTGCGCGCACCTCGTCGAACAGATCCTCGACGGTGAGGTCGACCGCGACGACCTCGAAGCCGCCAAGCGCGACGCCTGTTCGGCGTTCTCTTCGCCGAAGGTGCCCCAAAACACCGACCTCCTCCAGCGCGCCCCTGAGGGGCGACGCGAGGAGGTCCGCGAGGTCGTCCGGCGCAAGCCCGTCCGCACTGCCTCGGGAGTGTCGCCCATCGCGATCATGACCTCGCCGCACACCTGCCCGCACGGGAAGTGCCTCTACTGCCCCGGCGGGCCGGCCTCGGAGTTCGACTCCTCACAGAGCTACACCGGCCACGAGCCCGCGGCGGCGCGCGGCCAGCAGAACGACTACGACCCGTACGGACAGGTGACGCTCCGACTGGAGCAGTTGCGCCACATCGGCCACCCGGTCGACAAGGCGGAGCTGATCCTGATGGGCGGCACCATGACCGCGCGCTCACACGACTACCAGGAGTGGTTCGTCAAGCGTGCGCTCCAAGCGATGAACGAGTACGACACGGACGCGCGCCCGAACCCCGCGGAGGGTCGGAGCTTCGCACAAGCGCGCGAGGAGTACGACTTCGAGTACCTCGAAGACGTGAAGTCGCGCAACGAGTCGTCGGACGTGCGCTGCGTCGGCATCACGTTCGAGACGAAGCCCGACTGGTGCGACCCCGAACAGATCGACCGGATGTTGAAGCTCGGCGGGACGAAGGTCGAGGTCGGGGTCCAGACGACGTACGAGCGAGTCAACCGCGAGATGCACCGCGGCCACGGCAATCAGGCGTCGGTCGACGCCAACCGTCGCCTCCGCGACGCCGGGTTCAAGGTGGGGTTCCACATGATGCCCGGCCAGCCCGGGATGACCCGGGAGATGTGCCGGGAGGACTTCCGCCAACTGTTCGACAACCCCGACTGGCGGCCCGACTACCTGAAGATCTACCCGACGCTCGTGGTGCGCGGCACCCGCGTGTACGACTCTTGGCGCCGCGACGAGTTCGACCCGCTCGACAACGAGGCCGCCGCGGACCTCGTCGCCGACGCGATGAACGAGATTCCGACGTACTGCCGCCTCCAGCGCGTCCAGCGCGACATCCCCGCCGACTTCATCGACGCGGGGGTCTGGAAGTCGAACCTCCGGCAGTTGGCCGACCAGCGCGCCGCGGAGAAAGGGTACGAGTTGCGCGACATCCGCGCCCGCGAGGTCGGGCACAACGACGCCGACCCTCGCCCCGAGGACGTGGAACTGGACGTGACCACCTACGAGTCCGGCGGAGGCGTCGAACACTTCATCAGCTTCGAGGACACCGCCCAGGATCTCCTCGTCGGCTTCTGTCGCCTGCGGTTCCCGTCGTACTCCCACGCCGCGCCCGGCGCCGGGCCAGCGGCCGACGACGACGCGATCCGGCGGGAACTGGTCGACGCCGCGCTCGTTCGCGAACTCCACGTGTACGGCTCGCCTGCGACGTTCGATGGCGGTGACGACGGGCGCGACGGCGACTGGCAACACCGCGGCTACGGTCGGCGACTGCTACGCGAGGCCGAGGACATCGCCGCCGACGCCGGGTTCTCGAAACTGTCGGTCATCTCGGGCATCGGCGTCCGCGGCTACTACCGGGACAAACTCGGCTACCACCAAGACGGCCCGTACGTGAGCAAGCGGCTGTAG
- a CDS encoding DHH family phosphoesterase has protein sequence MGKCIICGASVDGRICSSHEEDVVFEFRGNSPDQLVRNRFYTGIVDGYADFGVFIDLSSNVTGLLHRSELDKRLESLDWEPGDTVFVQVKNVRDNGDVDLAWSIRQSEREFRGALIQEGTTELERDEDDDDDDDAGGVTHKPTPDDPGQGADEADEADQSGAEDTEDATEATEDAAESGGADQTADEDEGIDAVREQKQATPDGEVERVEIGTLSDRVGEEVRIEGEVVGARQTGGPTVFELRDETGVVDCAAFVQAGVRAYPDIEVGNIVRLEGEVEVRRNEIQVETEALAALEGNEAEAVQRRLADALTDEARPNELVTLGEHDAVDAVADDLLDAAEAVRRAVIESRPVVVRHAATADGYVAGAAVERAVLPLVREEHAKSDAEYHYFTRRPLDEPVYDMDAATKDATRMLQDRDRHDEKLPLVLLLGTGSTRESRDGLDLLGVYGAERVVVDAATADEEIAEAVATLVNPGLAGADTADLTTGALASVLAATVNDDVVDDLAHLPAVSYWEGTPATYTDLADEAGRDAERVAELREAVALEAYYQSYQDKRELITDILFGTEGGDLAGHIAGQFREKLETELDTAEANIEVREVDGLTFATLDADAFSHRFDFPSTTLLADELQRRGDRDATVVYGTDELYVRADGDVDVRAAAGDAEMAVADAGVTAVGVRQGRIEYLAGRRDQVTDAVVDAVAGQLQ, from the coding sequence ATGGGTAAGTGTATCATCTGTGGTGCGTCCGTGGACGGACGCATCTGCTCCTCCCACGAAGAGGACGTCGTCTTCGAGTTCCGCGGCAACAGCCCCGACCAGCTCGTCAGGAATCGCTTCTACACCGGCATCGTCGACGGCTACGCCGACTTCGGCGTGTTCATCGATCTGTCCTCCAACGTCACGGGCCTGCTCCACCGCTCGGAACTCGACAAGCGGCTGGAGTCGCTCGACTGGGAGCCGGGCGACACGGTGTTCGTCCAGGTGAAGAACGTCCGCGACAACGGCGACGTCGACCTCGCGTGGTCGATCCGACAGTCCGAGCGAGAGTTCCGCGGCGCCCTCATCCAGGAGGGAACCACCGAGTTGGAACGCGACGAGGACGACGATGACGACGACGACGCCGGCGGCGTGACCCACAAGCCGACGCCCGACGACCCCGGGCAGGGCGCCGACGAGGCCGACGAGGCCGACCAGAGCGGCGCCGAGGACACCGAGGACGCGACGGAGGCTACGGAGGACGCCGCCGAGTCCGGCGGTGCCGACCAGACCGCCGACGAAGACGAGGGCATCGACGCCGTCCGCGAGCAGAAGCAGGCGACCCCAGACGGCGAGGTCGAGCGCGTCGAGATCGGCACGCTCTCCGATCGCGTCGGTGAGGAGGTCCGCATCGAGGGCGAGGTCGTCGGCGCACGCCAGACGGGCGGCCCGACGGTGTTCGAACTGCGCGACGAGACGGGCGTCGTCGACTGCGCGGCGTTCGTGCAGGCTGGCGTCCGCGCGTACCCCGACATCGAGGTCGGCAACATCGTCCGCCTGGAGGGCGAGGTCGAGGTGCGGCGCAACGAGATCCAGGTGGAGACGGAGGCACTGGCGGCGCTCGAGGGAAATGAAGCCGAGGCGGTGCAGCGCCGCCTCGCGGACGCGCTGACCGACGAGGCGCGCCCGAACGAGTTGGTGACGCTCGGCGAGCACGACGCCGTCGACGCCGTCGCCGACGACCTGCTCGACGCTGCCGAGGCCGTGCGCCGCGCGGTCATCGAGTCGCGCCCCGTCGTGGTTCGCCACGCGGCGACCGCCGACGGCTACGTCGCCGGCGCCGCCGTCGAGCGCGCCGTGCTCCCGCTCGTCCGCGAGGAACACGCCAAGAGCGACGCGGAGTACCACTACTTCACGCGCCGCCCGCTCGACGAACCGGTGTACGACATGGACGCCGCGACGAAGGACGCCACGCGGATGCTCCAGGACCGCGACCGCCACGACGAGAAGCTGCCGCTCGTGCTCCTGCTGGGCACGGGGTCGACGCGAGAGTCGCGCGACGGGCTCGACCTGCTGGGCGTGTACGGCGCCGAGCGCGTCGTCGTCGACGCCGCGACCGCCGACGAAGAGATCGCCGAGGCCGTCGCGACGCTCGTCAACCCCGGCCTCGCGGGCGCCGACACGGCGGACCTGACGACCGGCGCGCTCGCGTCGGTGCTGGCGGCGACGGTCAACGACGACGTGGTCGACGACCTCGCACACCTCCCCGCGGTCAGCTACTGGGAGGGGACGCCCGCGACGTACACCGACCTCGCCGACGAGGCGGGTCGCGACGCCGAGCGCGTCGCCGAGTTGCGCGAGGCCGTCGCGCTGGAGGCGTACTACCAGAGCTACCAGGACAAGCGCGAACTCATCACGGACATCCTGTTCGGCACGGAGGGCGGCGACCTCGCCGGCCACATCGCCGGGCAGTTCCGCGAGAAGTTGGAGACGGAACTGGACACCGCGGAGGCGAACATCGAAGTGCGCGAGGTCGACGGGCTCACGTTCGCGACGCTCGACGCCGACGCGTTCAGTCACCGCTTCGACTTCCCCTCGACGACGCTGCTGGCCGACGAACTCCAGCGTCGCGGTGACCGCGACGCCACGGTCGTGTACGGCACGGACGAACTGTACGTCCGCGCCGACGGCGACGTGGACGTGCGCGCCGCCGCGGGCGACGCCGAGATGGCCGTGGCCGACGCGGGTGTCACGGCGGTCGGCGTCCGGCAGGGCCGCATCGAGTACCTCGCGGGTCGCCGCGACCAGGTGACCGACGCCGTCGTCGACGCGGTCGCCGGCCAACTGCAGTAA
- a CDS encoding YIP1 family protein, whose amino-acid sequence MTTWVDNPEGGRARGPAAVARAWVEVLVRPTRFFQTGVAPGDQAPGLVFAVCVAVAFAGSRFVLDPATIPTAFGGPGVSAAVSLLFVAVFVAPAALHLTAALQTVLLILLVRDRAGISETVQVLAYASAPCALAGAPVPALRAVCALYGAGLLALGIREVHDTTTGRAVAATALPAALVFGYGFRGFAAAETLLAQWYVI is encoded by the coding sequence GTGACGACGTGGGTCGACAACCCCGAGGGGGGACGGGCACGCGGACCAGCGGCGGTCGCCCGAGCGTGGGTGGAGGTGCTCGTGCGGCCGACACGGTTCTTCCAAACTGGCGTCGCGCCGGGCGACCAGGCGCCGGGACTGGTGTTCGCCGTCTGCGTGGCCGTCGCGTTCGCCGGGAGCCGGTTCGTCCTCGACCCGGCGACCATCCCGACGGCGTTCGGCGGGCCGGGCGTGTCGGCCGCCGTGTCGCTGCTGTTCGTCGCGGTGTTCGTCGCGCCGGCGGCCCTCCACCTCACGGCGGCGCTCCAGACGGTGTTGTTGATCCTGCTGGTCAGGGACCGCGCCGGGATCAGCGAGACGGTTCAGGTGCTCGCGTACGCGAGCGCGCCGTGCGCGCTCGCCGGCGCACCGGTCCCAGCGCTTCGGGCGGTGTGCGCTCTGTACGGGGCCGGCCTGCTCGCGCTGGGGATCCGCGAGGTCCACGACACCACGACCGGGCGAGCCGTCGCCGCGACCGCGCTCCCGGCGGCGCTGGTGTTCGGGTACGGCTTCCGCGGCTTCGCGGCCGCGGAGACGCTCCTCGCGCAGTGGTACGTCATCTGA
- a CDS encoding thymidine kinase: MHAITGSGWIEVISGSMFSGKTEELLRRLRRAEIAGQEIAVFTPALDDRYGETSIGSHNGRSWQAQVVANEGDGPWDILDDLNGEMVVAIDEANFFSDTLVDVCQALAEDDRRVIVSGTDQTYRGEPFDPLPDLMAVAEYVDKLQAICAVCGEPATRNQRLIEGEPAHENDPTILVGAEESYQARCRDCHVLRRD; the protein is encoded by the coding sequence ATGCACGCGATCACCGGCTCCGGGTGGATCGAGGTCATCTCGGGGTCGATGTTCTCGGGGAAGACCGAGGAACTGCTCCGGCGACTACGTCGCGCGGAGATCGCGGGACAGGAGATCGCCGTCTTCACGCCCGCACTCGACGACCGCTACGGCGAGACGAGCATCGGGTCGCACAACGGCCGCTCGTGGCAGGCGCAGGTCGTCGCCAACGAGGGCGATGGGCCGTGGGACATCTTGGACGACCTCAACGGCGAGATGGTCGTCGCCATCGACGAGGCGAACTTCTTCTCGGACACGCTCGTCGACGTGTGTCAGGCGCTTGCGGAGGACGACCGCCGCGTCATCGTCTCCGGCACCGACCAGACGTACCGCGGGGAGCCGTTCGACCCCCTGCCGGACCTGATGGCCGTCGCCGAGTACGTCGACAAACTCCAGGCGATCTGTGCGGTCTGTGGCGAACCGGCGACCCGGAACCAACGGCTCATCGAGGGGGAACCGGCCCACGAGAACGACCCGACCATCCTCGTAGGCGCCGAAGAGAGCTACCAGGCGCGCTGTCGAGACTGTCACGTCCTCCGGCGCGACTGA